A part of Capsicum annuum cultivar UCD-10X-F1 chromosome 6, UCD10Xv1.1, whole genome shotgun sequence genomic DNA contains:
- the LOC124899479 gene encoding uncharacterized protein LOC124899479: protein MTIAEERRLLQLNERDELRLLAYENANLYKEKTKRWHDKQIQVREFELKQLVLFNSWLKLFLGKLRLKWKLQVKNKENTTFEESNQVCKMICVSGDFLRHLLYGQRSSAHWTRHRVTGLLSSFPYAQMNNEARM from the exons ATGACTATTGCGGAGGAAAGAAGGTTATTACAACTGAATGAGCGTGATGAGCTTAGACTCCTCGCCTATGAAAACGCCAATCTTTACAAAGAGAAGACCAAAAGATGGCATGACAAGCAAATTCAAGTTAGGGAATTTGAACTCAAACAACTTGTGTTGTTTAACTCATGGCTTAAGTTATTTCTGGGTAAATTAAGATTGAAATG gaaattacaagttaaaaataaGGAGAATACCACATTTGAGGAAAGCAATCAAGTTTGCAAAATGATATGTGTAAGTGGGGATTTTCTCag GCATTTATTATATGGTCAGCGATCTTCAGCTCATTGGACTAGGCATCGTGTTACAGGTTTGCTTTCTTCCTTCCCCTATGCTCAGATGAACAATGAAGCAAGAATGTAG